AGTCGAGTGCCACGAGTCCTTGGGCGACGGCAAACTGAAAGAGCACCTGGTGACCTGGCTTAAGAACCACATAGGGATTGTCCTGCATGGCCTCCAACCGAATGACCTCTACCTGAAGCAATGCCCCTATCGACTTGTTCGTCATCCACCGCTCGGTCAGGCCGTGTTCGCCCAGCAGTTCTTCTGCATCCTGGAAACCCAGTCCAAGTCGCCGACGCCACGGTTCGTCGAGATCCACGTATTCATTCTCGTTGGACAGCGCGACGGTAAATTCGCCTTCCTTGATTCTGGAATCCCTGCTGGTCGGTGAAAAATCGAAAACATAGAGCGTTTCGTGTTGGTACTGTGGATTCGCGAACTTGATCTCATCGATGATCGGATCAGCCTCTGCTTGAGGCTTCAAGGTCAACCCGCGTATCGAGAAAAACCTCGCCTCCCGTTCATCGACGGGCATTGAGCGAGTGTTCCGGTTCTCCATTTCCTGGCATGCGACATTGAGCTTTTCAAAAGCGATCAGGCTTCTTGCCGCCTCCGGAACACTTGCCTGGGAGGATCGTGCGGCAGAGAAGCCGCTCTTTTTCAGCACCAACCGGTCTTTGTAATTTTCACGCAGTCGCCGGACGATGTGCTGCAAAGCTTGCAGGTGAACCTTAGTGGCCCGCTTAATGCCATCGTAGAGTTCGTCCCGGGTGTAGCGTCTCCACTTGGACGGGTCAGTAGGGTGAAGTTTATTGAAATGGCGGACGAAAATTTTGTCCTGCCACAGCTCATAGGCACGTTCGAAGGGGATCTGATCGCTCATTGGGGTAGCGAACCCAAAAGGCAGATCGAATTTATACGGGGTTCCATCCTCCCGAACATTTGGGAAGAAACTGTTCGCTGCATCAAACAGGGAGTAATCGTGGGCAACCGGCAGCCCAACGAGCATTCGCAGGACTTCCTTGACGATTGTCCCAGGCTGGGACTTGAAAGCATCCGGATCGGGCAACAGGCTGTCCGGTGGGAAGAATCGGGTAAGTATCTCGATCAGTTCGATCACGTCAGGGTTCTGCATATGACGCTCGAACATGCGCTTGAGCTGTCGCATCTCCAGCATGTCCCAGAAGAAGATATGGGAAGATAGCCGGTCACGGGCGGGTAGACCTGTATTGACGGTCGACACCTCATCTAACCACTCAGAAACCACGGTCGCAAATTCCTTCAGCCTCTCGCGCTCCGTTTCCGGGTTCATCGCATCGACACGGTCAACGATGAAAATCTTTTCGTCCGTCACCGGAGGATCGCCCGGCTTGCGGCCGTGCGGGAAATAGAGCCGCGCCGCGCCCAGGGCAAAGGAGATACCAGAGCCCGGGTCGAAATGAATCGTGATAAAGATGCTTTGGTCAGTCCACGCGGGGATCATGGCGCTGCGCCGTCCATCGACCAGCAAGGGTGCCCCCTCGGTCAAGGAACGGGCGCGAGTTGCCAGCGCTGGCCCATCCGCCCGCAACTGGTGGCTGGAGTCGATAACGGATTGCCACCGATCATCGGCGGTAGTCACGGCTTCAGTCAGTCCCGCCGTAGTGGTAATGCCATTTGAACGGAGAAGTTCCGCCTGCCCTTGATTGAGCCAGGCCAGCCGGGAAAGATGATCGCATTCAGATGCCTTATCTCGGCAATAGCGAACGTAGTCGCAAAGCTGGCACTTGGGACCGACATGCCAACTGGCATCCTCCATGTCGGTCTGCAGAACCCTGAGAAGACGATCCTCGAAAAACTGCTTCACGTGGACTTCATAGACCTCATACGGAACCCGAATCAACGTTTCGCTGAGGGCCTTGGAAACAGGATCTGCGGCTCCCTTGGCCTGATAAAGCTGGACCAGATTCCTGAACGCATTGATGTCATGGCTTCCTGGCCAGATGGTGCCTTCCGCCGAAACGGCATATCTGCCGCCAAGACCTTCTTGCTGGATGGCTGTGGCCAATGCCAGAGCGTAGTAGGTCACTTCCGTGAAGTGCCGCAGGGATGGCTCCGCAGCCATTTTCACATCAATGATATGGATTTCGTATTCAGGCACAGTCCCATTGCCAATCAGCGGCGCACCAGTACCACCTGGATGTATCCAAAGGATGTCCGGGCGCACTCTTACCTGGTCGAGACCGAAATCGTCGTATGCCTTTTGAAGGCCGGGAGTGATGTTTGTGGGAACCGTGAACTCCGCCTCGATAATTGCCTGGGGTGGCTCCTGTTGCCGGAGGATGTCAAAAAGGTTCTGGATTTTCTTGAAGGGCTTCCGTCCCAGAAGATCATCGACCTTGTCCTCGAGAAGGAACACAACTTTCCCATCATCCGAGGTGTCGATCAGATCCTGGTATTTGTCGGCTTCCCAACGCCGCCCGGCTGCTTTGATAAGTTCAATACCAGGGCGTTTGTAGGTTTCGGCAGAGATCCCAAGTGAGTCCCTTTCAGCATCACTGGCCAGTCGAAACCGGAGAAACCGGTCACAATCGAATTTGAATGTTAGGGCAAGCGTTCCTTTATCGAGTTTCGCCATCACAACTCTCCCGGGGTTGGTATGTTCTTCAATGCATCCGACATCGGTCGTGTGCTGGTATCCGCCTCGCCTAAGAAACCTCTACTGACGACCAACGCCCGAGCCAAATTTGTGAAATCAGGTATTTTGAAGCCGATCCGTTTATGGGCGGACAAGGCCTCAAAGTGAGATTCCGCCTCCAAGACAGCGTCTTTGAAGGCGGTTTCGCTGATGACCGGAACGCCCCTCTTGATGACGCCTTTCTTCTTGCGACAGACCAGCACCGCGTCCCACTTGATGGTGCCATCGTAAGTGTGAAGGCCTCCTTGGCCTTCGCCACGCATGGGCAGCACCTTGGTTACCGAGAGTCCCGAATGAAGTAGAGCCGTGCCGAGAGCATCCCACGCCGATGCGAGTTTATGATGGTAGGTGAACACGCAGATCCCATCCGGCTTAAGCACTCGATTGCATTCCATGAAAATCTGCTGAAGCCGTTCCTGGTATCCCTTGATGGCTTCGTCGGACCGTCGCGTGATGGCCAGGTTCTGCAGTATCGGAGCCGAAGTGACGTTATCGTCATACGGGGGCGGTGCGATTCTCAAAGCCTGATGCCAGGCCAAATAGAAGTCCGAGAGTTCCGAGTAGCTCAGATTGTCGAAATACGGCGGATCGGTCAGCACGAGATCCACTGAGCCGTCCGGTAGTAAATGGAGTTCCTCGGAAGACTGGGTTTCAATAGCCGCCGTGGCGCTGCCGCTCAATACATCATCGACAGAGCCAAGGCAGGCTTGTTCGCGCTCGAAATCATCTTCATAAGCGACTCTGGTGCCTTCCGGATGCAGCTCCTCGGGCGCTTTGGCAAAGGCAATTGCCTTTGATATTTTCCGGACTGTGTTGATGAACGTCCCCCGTCCAACGCCATCCTGCCAAGGGTTCAGCTCAACCGGACGAGTGATGTGCCGGTATGAGTGAATGGAGAACATTGGGCTCGTTCTGCGATAGCCAAACGCATAGGCCGTGTACATGCAGTTCGTGGTGAGATGCTCACTGAAGGCCAACTCAAGGCAGCGCCGCGCCTCATCGCTTTCCACTCGGCCAATGGCCGAACCGAGAAGGTGCAGGTGGAGCTTCTGCCGGTCATTGAAAAAGTCTGCGTAATGCCGAATCCCGTGGATCAGAGGTCGTCCATCCGAACGCCCCTCGCGGGGAATGCTTCTCGCCGGCACAAGCAAGCCACCCCCGATCATCCGCAGCTTACGGGTGGCTCGGTCGTACAATGCCTTGTCCGCCTCTTCGACACGCTTGAAATGCCTAGTGCAGTTCTTGCCGGTTCCGACCAGATACTCCTGGGCAAAGAGTCTCCAAGCGGGACGTTCGGCACCGTCAAGGTCGTCCGCTGCGATCTTTTGTGTGTGCTTGCAGGTCGGGCAAGTCATGATCCCGTTGCCGTGCGTGCCCGCGCTGATAGTGGTGCGCTTGCCGCAAGAGCAGTGCAGCACCTTGCGTTCAATCGGCAATTCGTGGACCGCATGACAGTCCTTGCAGAATACCCACTGCAGGCCCTTCTCTTTGGAGTAGGCCAGTTGGAAATGGGGATGGAGCTCTACGTCGTTCTGGCAATTCGAGCACTGCTTCACCTGGACCCAGAAATGATGAAGAACATCCCGTTCGACACCGTCCACCATAGTTCGATGCAACGGCATAATGAGTTGGGCGATCTCATTGCAGATCTGCTCGATTTCCGGATAGTGATCCTCCATTAGGGAGGCGGCCAATTCAAATCGGGTAATAAAGGTCGCGACCGGGTCGATATCAAAACCAATCACCCGGGCGTTGCAGCGCATGGACTCCACCAAACTTGTCCCGCCGCCGATGAAGGGATCGAGAACGACGGCGCCATGCACGGAGGTCTTTCCGAGATAGGTATCCCAAAAGGCGTCGGTCTTGTCAGGGGGAAGGGTCAGCGCGGTGATGATCGAACGGAACTGAGAGCCCACTCGGCGTGCAAACCAGCGGTGGACCCGGTACAAAGGATTTGAGCTCTGACCTTCACGCAGGGCAAGCTCGGCGATTTGGGCAATGGGAATGTCGCCCGCCTCCAGCAGGGTACGGGCAGGCCAACCGTCAAAGGTGTCGCCTCTGCAGCTTTCCATGGTTTGCTTTGTCTGCACTATTCTAACCATAGGGCCCCATTACCAACCCTTCGAAGTCGTGGACTAGTGGTTTTCATGGGGCTTGATAGCCTCCCAGGGAGGATTCTATTCAGATCGACTGAATTGTCATTTCTATTCTTCCTGCTCATTCATCTTGCTCCTGTCCGCCGCGCCGCCACCCTTGACCCACTCATCAACTTCATCTTTCTTAAACTTCCAAAGACGTCCCATGCGGTGGGCGGGCATGCCCTGCTTATCAATCCAGCGATAAACGGTGTCACTGCTGACACCCAGGTACTGGCTGATCTCATCGACCGATAACCAGCGATCATCCATCTCGGACATTACTTGCTCCTCATAGGTGGGGCCTGCCATGACATTTGGGGCTGAGGTGGTTATCACCATTGCTATTGGTTGTCGAGTATACGCTACTACTCATTGAGCCTCTATTGGTTTCACCCGCTTAATGCCGCATAGGTACCCATTCATCTGTTTTAATCCGGAGTATCGGCCAATAGTGGGCAATCAAAAAACACCCTAAGTCATCGGTCAGCTCGATTCAGCATTCAAAAAGCCACCAACAGATCGCTTTTGGATGGAGTATGGGTGTCATTGCCCTGTGTTCGTTAGTGATAATGACTGAGAGGTAGTTTTTCGATGGGTTTTTGATGATCCACATATATTGCGTCGGGCTTAGGCTTCGAATTTGTGATTTGGTGAGCTGTAATCGCGAAAGTCCGATTGCCTTCTCTGAAATTCCAGATAGATAGGAATTTATCCGCCAACGTTCCATACGCCTCAGGTTCCATCTAGGTTCTGGAATATCAGTCGTAATAGTCCAGAGGGGAATGCTGGCACCAAGATTCCAGATAGATAGGCGCATCGGTGGGTTTATTCCAACCTGTGATTTCGAACTTTGTTTCCACGTATGTGGAATTTGAGCGCCAAGATTCCAGATAGATAGTTATGTGGAAAGTTAATGGGTAGGCATTGGCTAGGAATAGCCAGCTTTTTTCCAGTGTGGAATGTGGGCCAATACGTTTTCCACTAAAAATGTTCTTTCAGAACAAAGTTAATAACTTTCAATTGGTTGTTGTGATTTCGTGGATCTGGATCCATGATGAATTCTATACCGCTAGCAGGAGGGTAATCATGAATGCCTTTGAATGGGGAATGTTCGGGCTCTGGCTGTTTTTCACTGCAGTGTTCGCCTGGTGCCTATATAGCTATAAAGCGAACCAAACTATGTCTGAAGATGATCAAAAACCACGTAACTAAGCTGGTTAGAGCTTGCATTTTCCTGTGCCGTGGTAGCCTGTCTTTAAACGTGCTGACTTTCACATGTGAAATTTTTTCGGGAGAGTCCCCGACGATGAAATTCCTAGGCAATATTCTCTTGATGCTGCTCTTTGTCACAGGATTGGCGGCCTATGGCAACACCAACTTCGTCTGGTTGTTGATCTGTTTGCCTTTGGTAGTGTGGTTGTGGCGTGTGCTTTGCTGGTATATGCGCCTTCCCAGGCTCATGGTGCTCTTTTGGATCGCTCTACTGTGCTTTAAATGGACTGCGGCATTGGCCCTGGGTATTTCGGTTATTATCGTGTGGATGTTCAAGCAGCGGCATAGCATTGCGCAGGAAAGGTCTGCGAAGCGTCGGCATCAGAGACGATGGCTTTTGGGAAGCTATGATGATGACTTCCGAACCTTTACCGACGATTAGCTTTGATCACTGCCATCCATTTTCCCTCCCTCTTCGAGCTGCTTTTTCTTATCCAGCTCTGCCAGTATCAATGATGCCTTTTCTGCCGCAGCCGCGACAACATGCTCAGGCTGTTCTTCCAGCATTTGTTTCAGTGTTTTAGCCATAGCGCTCTCCATGAATATTCTGAACAGTTCTGTGAGTGTTTAGAATAAAAATTCTGGCGTTACATGTCACGAATGAATAGCGTGACATGTAACGGTTTGGGTTTAGTCATTAAAATTCAATTTGTTACATTCTGGTTTGTGAGTTGATAGTTTTAATTCTTTGTTCTCATTCCTGTATTTGCAGCACCGATAAATATCGCTCAATGTGCCCAAAATGGACAATTCCAGCGACGAGGATTGTACTCGGTGAACGGTATGATCGCTCATGACAAATCAAGATGTTATGGGAGATACCAACATATGAATATCGCATCACTGAACAATCTACTCACGTATGAAGAAGTGTGTTCACTAACCAAACTATCCCAGCCAACTTTGCGCCGTTATGTCAAAGCTGGCAAGTTTCCTCAGCCCATCAAGCCTAATCCAATGGGCAAGGCTGTACGTTTCAGAGCGGTGGATGTTCGTCGCTGGATGGCAGAGTTGTAATAGGAAGCGATAATGGAGTTTCGTCTAACTGATGCACATCTGGAATGCCTTGAAAAGGGCGATTGGCAGATTGTTGGCGGGTGGATAAGGGTTGTAGCCAGAACTCGGCGAAATACCCGTAAACATGGTTTTGGTGCGTTAATCCAGTGGCGCAACATGGATAGTGTTTTGCTACAGGACATAGTATTCAACCGGGTATTACATGGTGATCAGTCACGCCAGGTACGTGATGCCCTGATTGATTCGGGCTATTGGTTAGAGCCCTATCCACAAAGCTGGTCGCGTTTGCAGCGCTATTTGCTGCAAGAGATTCTGAAAGCCCCTTCAGGAATTTGTGTCGATACTACGGGGTGGCATGACAGTGTTTATGTCACTCAGGATTGGTCCGTTGGTACAAACGCTGAACCTTATTACTACGCCGGTCAACTGAACGACTCGATGCTGAAATGCGCCGGCACTTTGGCGCAGTGGCAATCACAGGTGGGCGCTCTATGTACCGGAAATCCGTTGATGGTGTTTGTGGTGGGCGTGGCGCTATCCGCGCCGCTGCTACATCCAGCCGCCGTGGAGAACGGTATTTTTCATTTGGTCGGGCCTTCCTCCTCCGGGAAGACATCGCTACTTGAATTGGCGGCATCGGTTTACAGCGATAGATCTTTCGTTCGCAGCTGGATTTCCACGGCGAATGGCTTGGCGGCGGTGGCCGCCGAGCAGCATGACATGTTACTCGCACTGGATGAAATTGGCCTGGCACGGCCAGAGGACGTCGATATTGCTGTTTACCATATAGTCGCGGGTACCAGTAAGCTGCGGGCAACGGAAAGCGGAGCACTCGCCAGACCTTCTCACTGGCGGACATTGGCGTTGAGCAGCGGTGAAGTTTGGCTGTCAGAAGTTTTTCAATCGCTTGGGAAGCGGCCTAAGGCCGGTCAACAGATCCGTTTGGTCGAAATACCTGTTTTTGGTCGATTTGGCACTTTTGATGCGTTGCATCGCTTTCAGTGTCCGCAACTGTTTGTCGATCATTTGAAGCTGCAGACCAGCCGGTATCACGGGAGCCTGTTCCCCGAATGGATGAACCTGCTGACATCGACGGATGAGCTTGCCCACTACGCCAAGTCTGAGATCCAGCGGTTGGTTGATCAGTGGCGAACCAGCAATATGTCATCGCAGGTAATTCGCGTGCTGCAGCGCTTTGCACTGGTTGCAACGGTACTTTCTCTTGCTTCTAGAAATTACCTGGTGCCCTGGGATGAGGAAGAGTCCGTCGATTCAGTGAAGCAGGTTTGGATGCAGTGGCTGGCTGCTCGGGGTCATGTGATGAACTCTGAGGAACACCAAGTTCTGTCCCGCTTAAAAGTTTTGCTGCCGAAATGGGAGAAGGCTCTGCAACCACTCGGTCATCAAAATGCCACTTCTTTGCTGGGCTACATCCGAGAGCTTGATGGTGAGCGGCAATGGCTGATCGATAAGAAACAGTTTCTGCGGCAGCTGGACATGCCTGGCCAGTACATGCGTGAGGTGATGCCGATGCTCCAGCGGGGATGGCTTGCAACCAACGAGCCTGAGCGGGCAACGCTAAAACTCATGATCCAAGGTAAGTCCCATCGTTTTTTCGCACTGTGGCCTGAACGCATCTATGCCGGAATACAGGAGCTGGAACTTGATGACTAATTTCCCAGTTTCCCACTTTTCCCATTCAATCTCCGGAGGAAAACGTAATGAATGAACAAACCTTCGTATTGCCCACTGAAGATGTCCGTGCTCAAGTACTCAGCCAGTCTGGCCAGTGTGAACGACTGGTCAGAGAGCATGATCGCAGGGCGATTACCGGCGTCAGTCGCACACAGTGGTGGACCATGGAGCGGCAAGGGCTGGTGCCCAAACGGGTCAAGCTGAGCGCTCACTGTGTGGCGTGGCGACTTTCGGATCTGTTGTGGTGGATTGAACAGCGAAAGGCCACTTGAGCAAGATCAGATCCCCGACACATGGTGTGCTGGGGATTTTTATATCTTCAGGATTTTTTCGAGCCGGACGTAAGCTTCTACATGCTTTTCGGGGGGCATCTTGGCCAAGTTTTGCAGTTTCCAGCGGACGGCAGGTAACCGGTCGATACCGGAGAGCTCAAGGAGTGACCAATCGGGTGTACGATTTTTGAATGACAATAAAAACGCCCGCTCCTGTGGTGTCAGCGAGGTATGGATGAGCCTCACCAGCTGCTCCCGTGCCGCCTCCAGTTCAGCCTGTGGAATGTCCTGATCGGCCATGTTACGAAATTCCCCTTCATAGACAGCGGAAATGTCTTTGAAGTGTGGCCTGAGCAGTTCGGCAATAGGCCGCGGGTGACTGATGATGTACACCAGCAGTGCTTTGCGAAGGTCATCGGTGAGCCCTTCGCTATCGAGCAACTGCTTGATGTCGAAAAGATCTCGCGGGTGTTGGCGATCCAGCGCTGCGCAAATTTTGCCCGCATACAAATCCGCGAAGCTCACCACGGCCATCTCGGCAAAGCCAAACTCCTCTTCGACGGCTTCACTGACCGGCATGACCAGGGGCTCGTAAACCGTGCCGCGCAGTACGGGTGAGAGTTCAATTTTGATTTGAACGGCATCACGCTCCACCAGTAGACGCAGGGCATCCGCTTTATCCTGAAACGAACGGATAACCCTGGTATTTTCGAGACTGACCATGATGGTCGAGGCCAGTGCTCCAAGATTGTCCTTGATGGTCTTCAGGGCCTCATTCCGCTCCATCATGGGTAGAAAAACCAGATCGATATCGACCGAGAGCCGGGGAAAGTCACGAACGAACAAATTGATAGCCGTTCCACCTTTAAGGGCGAAACAGTCATGCCGGGCAACGAAGGGAATGAGCTGCAGCAATAGCTGGACTTGTCGGTAGTAATGGCTTTGTCTATCCATGTGCTTTACATCTCCTTCGGTACAGTGATTTGCCAGGTTGGCTCCAGCCTGCCGCCCTTGGCGATCAGTCGCTTACCGGTTCCCAACTCATAACAATCAGGTTTCAGGTGCTTGAGCCAGGCGTGTTGGTGCCTTCCTGCCAACCAGAGAAAGAGCCGCTTCGCCTTGATGCTGCAACAGGCTTTCAGCAAGGCATCCAACTTGCGTGGTGAGAGGTTGTGAAGTCCCTGCATAAGCTGGTCAGCATGTTCAAAGCTGATGGTCTTGGGCATCGCTGCCAAGAGTTCCAGAATGGCTTTCTCTGGACAGGAATAGCGGAGTGGGGGGAGTGATGCCTGCCAAGTGTCTTGCCGGAGATACTTGTCGTCTTGCATCAGCGTCTCAGGCCACAGGCGGCGCGTACCGTGCCACTCAATCTGCGCTGGGATCTTGATTCTGTCCAGCCACTTGGGGAGCGCAGCATCGGAATAGATCTGAACCCTTGGTTTGCTTCCCTTGGACAGGTAATGACCGAGGCCTTCAAGCTCTAACGCGGTTAAGCCTCCGACATGGATGGGGGCATCGGACATGCGCTGCAAAGAGGCAACGATGCCTTTCCAGGAGAGCCTTGCTTCCTGCCTGGAGTAAACACCTGCTGCAAGAGGGATCAGGGTCTGGTTGCGCACAGCATTGTCCAGAAAGTGCAAGTTGAGCCCTTGTGCCTCCAGCCATGATTTGGTGGCTACCATATCCAAGGGCAGCACCTTCTGCAGCTGCTGTCTGGCTTCAGTATTGAGCATGGCTAGCCTCAGGGTGGTTTGTAAACAATAAAATATACGTCAATTATTGACGTGATTTAGGAATTTATCAAACCAATCTGCTTCTGGAAGTTTGTATATTTGTCATTTCACGCCAATTAATACCGTGAAAATTATGATTTGCAAACCGCATCAAAATCGACAATCTTATTTGTCTCACTGCCATTAACAAAAGGGGCCAGCCACTCACCGAGCTTGGTATGTGCTTCTTTGCGCTCTTCAAAATAGGCATGCCGGTTGTAGATCTCATCGACCCTATTTCCAGCTTGCTGATTCAGGCAACGCTTGGCAAGGCTGTCGTCAACCCCCATCTTACCGAGCATAGTTCTGGCGGTACCGCGCAAATCATGGACCCGGCGCTTATCAAACGAGAAGAAGCCCTGCTCAAACAACTTTTTCAGCGCATGGTTCAGGGTGTTCTCACACACGTGGGGAGTGCGAGCCTGCCTGCTTATCCGCCTGGCCGGGAACACCCAGTCACTGCCACAACTGCGGATCTTTAATTCTTCCAGCCATGACAGTGCCGGTTCACTGAGTGGGATATCGATAGCACGGCGTTTCTTGGTGCGCTCTTTGGGGAGGTGCCACAGCCGATTCGTCAAGTCAAACTCGTGCCATGGAGCGGCCAAAAGCTCCATTTTTCTGGTACAGGTGGCTATCAGCAGGGCACATGCTAAGTAGTTTTCGCGGCTGAACTGTGCCGGGATCGCTCTGAGCTTGGTGAAGAACTCAATCACTTCGGATTCGGTCATTGGGTAGTTAGCGGCTTGTTCCTCCCCGCCGGCATCCCTGGGACGGAACGGACTGGCTGGGTTGAACTGGGTTACGTCCAACTTCATGCCGTGATCAAAGATGCGCTTGAGCATGCGCATAACGTCGTTGGAAATGGTTGGCCTCGGCGGTTTGTCGCCATAGCCGTTTGCGATGTCGCGCAGGATCTCACTGACATCGAGAGGCCTTATCTTCTCCAACTCGACTTTGCCAATGCGCCAGGCAATCTCGCGTTCGTAAAGGCTGCGTTCTTTCTCGTGTGTAGCAATTTCCCGTTGCCGTAGCTGGTAATAGTCGGCATACAGATCATTCAGGGTCTTGAAGGGATTACCGTTGACCTTTTGTCTTTCCTGAACCGGATCGGCTCCCTCTCGCTTGATCGCCAACCTCAGCTTGGCCGCTTCATCCCGGGCATCGGCGAGTGACCAGTCAACTACCTTGCCTATGGTGTATTCACGCCGGAGTTTTGTGGCCGCGGTGGTATAGCGCAACATCCAGTAGGCATCGCCGCGCTTGGGGGTCATCAGATATAGTCCATCACCATCGGCATGCCGGACTGAAGGTTTTTCCTTGATCAGTTTCTTGACGGTTTTATCATGCAACTTGCCCACTTTTCAGCCTCAAAAAAATTGGGGAGTACAGTCTCACTCTGCAAACTATAGCGAGAAAATACTCCCCAATCTACTACCCATAACTACCCAAACAAGACAGGATAGCTTTGGATTTTATGACCTTCAAATCTACATAATAATTTGATTTTGAATCGTTTTATGTCAGTTGTTGACTTCCAACAAACATCATTCAATATTCTGGATCTGCTCTCGCATCTGCTCGATAAGTACTTTCAGCTCCACTGCGGCTGCGGTGATTTCTGTGCTGATGGACTTGGAGGCGAGGGTGTTCGACTCGCGGTTGAACTCCTGCATCATAAAGTCGAGGCGGCGTCCTTCGCTGCCACCCTTCTTGAGAATGCGGCGAGCCTCGGTGATGTGCGCCTCGAGGCGGTCCATCTCTTCGGCTACGTCGAGTTTTTGTGCCAGCAGCACCATTTCCTGCTCGATACGGGTGCTGTCGAGCTCCCCCTGAATCTCAGCAAGGCGGGACGTGAGCTTTTCACGTTGCCATTCAATCACCTTTGGCATGTGCTCGCGCACAATGGCGATTTGACCTTCTACGGCGCTGAGACGGCTTTCCAGCATCTCCTTGATGGCGTTGCCTTCGCGGCCTCGCGCTTCCACAAACTGATCCAGTGCCTTATCGAAGGCGCCCAGCAGCTCGGCGCTGATGGCGTCCATGTCCTGCTCAGCGGTGGCAATGACTCCCGGCCAGCGCAAAATGTCGGTCAGGGCGATGTCGCCTTGTCCTGCTTCGGCCTTGAGCCAATTGGCCGCGCCCAAGAGCTGACGGGCGAGGTCCTGGTTGATGTTCAGTTCGGCGCCTGTGTCGCTGGCAACGTCATAGCGCAGATTGACTTCGACCTTTCCTCGGCTGAGGCGCTTTCTCAAGCGCTCACGCAGGGCTGGCTCGAGGCTGCGCAGCTGCTCTGGCAGGCGCAGGTAGGTTTCCAGATAGCGCTGATTCACTGAGCGGATTTCAAAAGAGGCATTGCCCCAGGCGGCTTTATGCTCGATACGGGCATAGGCGGTCATGCTGTGGATCATAGGGATTCCGGCTGATTTTCGGCTAAGTCTGGACGTCATTATAACCACAAGCCAGGCCAGCGTCATGGCCCTGAACGTGAGCAAAATCTGCTAATGACCGTTTACAACCCACGGAGTGTATTCAAAATCCACCGTGGCAACTCGCTCTGCATAGCCCTATAATAGGCAGCCAAATTATTGCGAAGTTCATACGTCACAGGAATCGCCATGCGTCCAGGTAATCGTACCCCGGCTCAGACCCGCCCCATCAGCATCACCCGTAACTTTACTGCCCACGCCGAAGGCTCTGTGTTGGTGGAGTTTGGCGAAACCAAGGTGCTGTGTACCGCCAGTTTCACCGAGGGTGTACCACGCTTCCTTAAGGGCAGTGGTCAGGGTTGGTTGACTGCCGAATACGGCATGCTGCCACGTTCTACCCACAGCCGTATGGACCGCGAAGCCGCCCGTGGCAAGCAGTCTGGCCGTACCCAGGAAATCCAGCGTCTGATTGGCCGTGCACTGCGCGCCGCCGTGGATCTGAAGCAGTTGGGCGAAAACACCATAGTGGTGGACTGTGACGTTATTCAGGCCGATGGTGGCACCCGCACTGCGGCTATCACTGGTGCCTGTGTGGCGCTGGTGGATGCGCTGAACTGGGCCCGCGGCAAGGGGCT
This sequence is a window from Shewanella zhangzhouensis. Protein-coding genes within it:
- a CDS encoding YicC/YloC family endoribonuclease, encoding MIHSMTAYARIEHKAAWGNASFEIRSVNQRYLETYLRLPEQLRSLEPALRERLRKRLSRGKVEVNLRYDVASDTGAELNINQDLARQLLGAANWLKAEAGQGDIALTDILRWPGVIATAEQDMDAISAELLGAFDKALDQFVEARGREGNAIKEMLESRLSAVEGQIAIVREHMPKVIEWQREKLTSRLAEIQGELDSTRIEQEMVLLAQKLDVAEEMDRLEAHITEARRILKKGGSEGRRLDFMMQEFNRESNTLASKSISTEITAAAVELKVLIEQMREQIQNIE
- the rph gene encoding ribonuclease PH — protein: MRPGNRTPAQTRPISITRNFTAHAEGSVLVEFGETKVLCTASFTEGVPRFLKGSGQGWLTAEYGMLPRSTHSRMDREAARGKQSGRTQEIQRLIGRALRAAVDLKQLGENTIVVDCDVIQADGGTRTAAITGACVALVDALNWARGKGLVKANPLKFLIAAVSVGIHNGEAICDLEYVEDSAAETDMNVVMTETGKIIEVQGTAEGEPFTHEELLTMLELAKHGIREIIDTQKAALN